Sequence from the Venenivibrio stagnispumantis genome:
TCTTTTTGCCACATATATTGAGTTTGCTATATAATAATCCGGTCTATTTGCAGTAGATATATCCCATATTCTTATCTTATGTAAAATATATTTAGCTATCCAACCCTTTAATCCTCTTTCTAATTTACTTTCTTTTAAATATTGATGATATAAATCCCATGCATACCTAATAGGTGTATGACAATAACATATATGAAGTTGGTTATGATTTGTCAACACTCCTTTTGCTACTGCATGGGATGATGAGATTATTACATCATATTTTGATAAATCAAACTGTTCTATAGCCAAAGGAAAGAAAGGAAGATAATTTCTGTATATTTTTTTAGAAAAAGGAAATTTTTGTATAAAGGAAGTGTAAATATAAGCATTTTCAAAAATCGTATTTTTAAGATTATTTTTATCTACTACCAAAGAATAAATCGGTGATGGATATAACTCATATATAGCCTCTAAAACTTTTTCTGCACCGGCAATAGTAGTAAGCCAATCATGAACTAATGCTGTTCTCATTTAGTACTCTTTCATATTTTAATAAACTTTTATCCCAATTAAATTTTAAAGAATTCTTATATCCCTTTATTTCTAAATTTTTTCTTAATTTTTCATCTAATAAAATTTTTTTTAAAGCCTCTACAATACTATTTACATTCAATGGATCTACTATTAATGCACTATCGCCAACTATTTCAGGTAAACTCCCTCTATTAGAAACAATACAGGCAGTTTTCGCTCTCATAGCTTCTATAATAGGAAATCCAAATCCTTCATATAATGAAGGAAATAAAAATACTTTTGCTATTCTATAATAATATTTTAATTCATTATCTGTTAAATAATTTTTAATAATTATGTCTTTAATATTTAAAGATAAATTTCCAACTCCTCCTAAGACCAATTTAAAATCATTAAATCTACTATCTTTTTTTAATTCTATAAAACTTTTTATAATATTTTCAATGTTTTTAGTAGGAGAATTTCTGCCTACAAAAAAAATAATATTTTCTTTTTCTAGAGAATAATCAAATTCAATATCTACACCGTTATATATAACTTCTATTTTAGTTGGATTAACATTATAATATCTTATTAATAACTCCTTTGTATGATTAGAAACAGTTATAATTTTTTTCGTTTTATTTTTTAAAACAAAAGGTAATATATACTTAAAAAAGTGATATTGTTTTTTATGATATTTAGGAAACAAAAGAGGAATAATATCATGCACTACTATAATTTGATTCTTATTCCAAAAACTTATTTCCAATTGAGATAAATTAAAAATATTCCCCTTTAATAAATTAGTAAAAATCAATCTCTTTAAATGACCTTTAAAACCATAATCAGGGGATATTTTTTTACTTACTATTTTTAAATTTTTTAATTCTTCATTATTAAAATGAACGATTGCATTCTCATTAATAATTACTTGATATTTTCTTAAAAAATGTTTAGCTATTTTTAAAGAAAATCTTCCAATACCATCAAGTTTTTTACCAATATGAGTTGCATTTATAATCAACTAATAACCCTTGATATTTTATTTTGAAAATTTTCATAAGAAAATTTTTCAATTTGTTTTTTATGATTAAGTTTTAAATTTTCTCTTAATCGTTCATTTAGAGTAATTTCTATTATGCCATCTGCTAATTCTTTTATATTAAATGGATTAATTAATAATGCAGCATCTCCGCATACTTCTGGTAAGGCAGAAGTATTAGAAGTTAATACATTTGTTCCCATTAACATAGCTTCTAATGGTGGTAAACCAAAACCTTCATTAAAAGAAGGAAATAAAAATGCTCTACTATTTTTAAGCAATACAAGTTTTTCAATATTATTTATATACCCAAGATATTTTATTTTTTTCTTTAATTTTGTATCTTTTAAATAATTAATAAATTCTTCTTGCCCATAGCCTAAACCTCCTGCAAAAACTAAAGGTATTTTTATTTTATCGTAAACACCCAAAAACGCTTCTATCATTCCTTTAATATTTTTTCTTTTTTCTAACATACCAACATAAAATAAAAAATTATCTTTTTTTAGATTAAATTTATTTAAAATACTTTCTTGAACTATTTCTTCTTCTGCTAACAATTTTTCATCTTCATATACAGGTATTGGCTGATGTACGACTTCTATTTTATCCTCAAATGAAGGGAAAATCTTTAAGCATTCTTGTTTAGAATATTCACTTACAGAAAGAATCTTATATGAATATCTTAACATATTTTTTACTCTATAATAAAAAATTTTAGAATCATCCATTGGTGGATGAAATCTACAACTCAAAGGAATAACATCGTGAAGTGTTTGCATTAGTGGCACATCTGTTTTTATGTTCATAGGAGAGGTTGTTATTATTAAATCAACTGCTTTATTTTCTATATTTAAATCCATAGGCTTTTTAAGAAAAAATCTATTATGCACAGTTGTTAAATCGTAAAAATAAGGAATATTATAAAAATACTTAACATGATTTAAATAATTTAATTTACTATCCTGAAATATAAATTTATTTTCAATAATATCTTGTCTTTTCTTAATTAAATTTTTTATAAAAAATAATAATTTTCCCTTCTTATCAAGATAATTAGGACTATCCAACTGCCTTATAATATTTAAAAGATAAATATATTCTTCTTCTGAGAATTCTCCAGAGGTTAACAAATATATTTCATTACCAATTTCTTTTAAAGACTTAATCAAAGCTTTTCCGTAAAAAGTAATTCCTCTATGAATTTTTTGTTCAAAATCATATCCTACTATTAATATCTTATAATTTTTCATAGATTTCTACTCCTTTTTCTACATCACCTTCATAAATTAATTTATGATTATTTATTAAAATTACTTTTGTACAAAGTTCTTTAATAGTACCTATATCGTGACTAACAAATACTATCGTTTTACCCTTTTGTTTAAATTCATAAATTTTATTCTTACTTTTTTCTTGAAATCTATGATCTCCTACTGACAATACTTCATCAATTAGTAAAATATCCGGATCTACATGAACGGCAACCGAAAATCCCAGTCTTGAGAGCATTCCTGATGAATATATCCTAATAGGCTCATCTATAAATTCACCTAATTCACTAAATTCTATAATCGAGTTTAATTTATCTAAAATTTCTTTTCTTGTCATTCCCAAAAGGATACCATTTAATATAATATTTTCTCTTCCGGTT
This genomic interval carries:
- a CDS encoding glycosyltransferase family 4 protein, coding for MKNYKILIVGYDFEQKIHRGITFYGKALIKSLKEIGNEIYLLTSGEFSEEEYIYLLNIIRQLDSPNYLDKKGKLLFFIKNLIKKRQDIIENKFIFQDSKLNYLNHVKYFYNIPYFYDLTTVHNRFFLKKPMDLNIENKAVDLIITTSPMNIKTDVPLMQTLHDVIPLSCRFHPPMDDSKIFYYRVKNMLRYSYKILSVSEYSKQECLKIFPSFEDKIEVVHQPIPVYEDEKLLAEEEIVQESILNKFNLKKDNFLFYVGMLEKRKNIKGMIEAFLGVYDKIKIPLVFAGGLGYGQEEFINYLKDTKLKKKIKYLGYINNIEKLVLLKNSRAFLFPSFNEGFGLPPLEAMLMGTNVLTSNTSALPEVCGDAALLINPFNIKELADGIIEITLNERLRENLKLNHKKQIEKFSYENFQNKISRVIS
- a CDS encoding glycosyltransferase family 4 protein — translated: MIINATHIGKKLDGIGRFSLKIAKHFLRKYQVIINENAIVHFNNEELKNLKIVSKKISPDYGFKGHLKRLIFTNLLKGNIFNLSQLEISFWNKNQIIVVHDIIPLLFPKYHKKQYHFFKYILPFVLKNKTKKIITVSNHTKELLIRYYNVNPTKIEVIYNGVDIEFDYSLEKENIIFFVGRNSPTKNIENIIKSFIELKKDSRFNDFKLVLGGVGNLSLNIKDIIIKNYLTDNELKYYYRIAKVFLFPSLYEGFGFPIIEAMRAKTACIVSNRGSLPEIVGDSALIVDPLNVNSIVEALKKILLDEKLRKNLEIKGYKNSLKFNWDKSLLKYERVLNENSISS
- a CDS encoding ABC transporter ATP-binding protein, which encodes MIRIEFKNVYKYYTLLNTGGIKNFILHFFKHVKDIRKNKVLALEDISFTVKDKEVVGIIGKNGAGKSTILGLIAGVLAPTKGNIFVNGKVAPLLELGAGFHPDLTGRENIILNGILLGMTRKEILDKLNSIIEFSELGEFIDEPIRIYSSGMLSRLGFSVAVHVDPDILLIDEVLSVGDHRFQEKSKNKIYEFKQKGKTIVFVSHDIGTIKELCTKVILINNHKLIYEGDVEKGVEIYEKL